The Echeneis naucrates chromosome 8, fEcheNa1.1, whole genome shotgun sequence genome has a window encoding:
- the LOC115047764 gene encoding tyrosine-protein phosphatase non-receptor type substrate 1-like isoform X2, producing the protein MSVNVSMSASWRTFVTILYFACAALSNKESSRVQWKKAGEPITIQCRSSERGITSIQLSKGLHKEVQIYYRYYDTEKFIIDANYKSRIQLNVKFPNTDFLISNLTPADTGPYWCVFKKFESGATKLVDGNGSVLLVVADVRHENVQSGQICEADLNSVLLMIVVAASVLLGALSVALICIYIKTRKLSSTVKPRRVTSNDVYEDMRAAHSTH; encoded by the exons ATGTCAGTGAATGTCAGCATGTCTGCTTCCTGGAGAACGTTTGTCACCATTCTTTATTTTGCCTGCGCAGCCCTGAGTAATAAAG aaagcagcagagtgCAGTGGAAAAAAGCCGGAGAACCCATCACAATCCAGTGTAGATCCTCTGAACGAGGCATAACCTCTATACAGCTGAGCAAGGGTCTCCATAAGGAGGTTCAAATTTACTATAGGTACTATGATACAGAAAAATTCATAATTGATGCAAACTACAAAAGCAGGATTCAGCTAAATGTAAAATTTCCAAACACGGACTTTCTAATCTCAAACCTCACCCCTGCTGACACTGGGCCCTActggtgtgtgtttaaaaagttTGAATCTGGAGCCACTAAGCTGGTGGACGGCAATGGATctgtgctgctggtggtggcAG ATGTGCGGCATGAAAATGTACAATCAGGGCAGATTTGCGAAGCAGATCTGAACTCCGTCTTGTTGATGATTGTGGTTGCTGCCAGTGTTTTGCTCGGTGCCCTCTCCGTCGCCCTAATATGTATCTACATTAAG ACCAGGAAGTTGAGCTCCACAGTGAAGCCAAGACGTGTCACCTCCAATGATGTTTATGAGGACATGCGGGCAGCGCACAGCACACACTGA
- the LOC115047764 gene encoding tyrosine-protein phosphatase non-receptor type substrate 1-like isoform X1 — translation MSVNVSMSASWRTFVTILYFACAALSNKESSRVQWKKAGEPITIQCRSSERGITSIQLSKGLHKEVQIYYRYYDTEKFIIDANYKSRIQLNVKFPNTDFLISNLTPADTGPYWCVFKKFESGATKLVDGNGSVLLVVAATSFPDVRHENVQSGQICEADLNSVLLMIVVAASVLLGALSVALICIYIKTRKLSSTVKPRRVTSNDVYEDMRAAHSTH, via the exons ATGTCAGTGAATGTCAGCATGTCTGCTTCCTGGAGAACGTTTGTCACCATTCTTTATTTTGCCTGCGCAGCCCTGAGTAATAAAG aaagcagcagagtgCAGTGGAAAAAAGCCGGAGAACCCATCACAATCCAGTGTAGATCCTCTGAACGAGGCATAACCTCTATACAGCTGAGCAAGGGTCTCCATAAGGAGGTTCAAATTTACTATAGGTACTATGATACAGAAAAATTCATAATTGATGCAAACTACAAAAGCAGGATTCAGCTAAATGTAAAATTTCCAAACACGGACTTTCTAATCTCAAACCTCACCCCTGCTGACACTGGGCCCTActggtgtgtgtttaaaaagttTGAATCTGGAGCCACTAAGCTGGTGGACGGCAATGGATctgtgctgctggtggtggcAG CCACTTCATTTCCAGATGTGCGGCATGAAAATGTACAATCAGGGCAGATTTGCGAAGCAGATCTGAACTCCGTCTTGTTGATGATTGTGGTTGCTGCCAGTGTTTTGCTCGGTGCCCTCTCCGTCGCCCTAATATGTATCTACATTAAG ACCAGGAAGTTGAGCTCCACAGTGAAGCCAAGACGTGTCACCTCCAATGATGTTTATGAGGACATGCGGGCAGCGCACAGCACACACTGA